The Caldisalinibacter kiritimatiensis nucleotide sequence GCAATTGACGGCCTTAAAAGACATGGAGTTGAGGATGAGAATATTGAGATTGCATGGGTACCTGGAGCCTTTGAAATACCATTAGTTGCGAAAAAAATGGCAAAAAGTAAAAAATATGATGGCGTAATATGTTTAGGGGCAGTTATAAGGGGAGCAACACCACATTTTGATTATGTATCTAATGAAGTATCTAAAGGAATTGCAGCAGTGTCCTTAGAATCAGAAATACCTGT carries:
- the ribH gene encoding 6,7-dimethyl-8-ribityllumazine synthase, whose amino-acid sequence is MRTYEGNLIGNGLKVGIIIGRFNEFIGSKLLSGAIDGLKRHGVEDENIEIAWVPGAFEIPLVAKKMAKSKKYDGVICLGAVIRGATPHFDYVSNEVSKGIAAVSLESEIPV